One part of the Lotus japonicus ecotype B-129 chromosome 2, LjGifu_v1.2 genome encodes these proteins:
- the LOC130735670 gene encoding uncharacterized protein LOC130735670: MESLDRRLVSTWSHNHSSVPLSYVQPLESRPSSKVTNLNSRKTIPVIDLGGHNDRAHTTKQILKASEDYGFFQIISNGRLVGAEHRVVTNLTMARTSVAYFIYPSMESIIEPAQCLMNETTLPVYKSMTFGEFRRKFFEKGPKIEEELQ, from the exons ATGGAAAGCTTGGATCGAAGGCTGGTCTCAACTTGGTCCCATAATCATTCCTCGGTACCCCTATCTTATGTTCAACCCCTGGAAAGCAGGCCTAGCTCTAAGGTCACTAACCTTAATTCACGTAAGACAATTCCTGTGATTGATCTTGGAGGACACAATGATCGAGCTCATACCACAAAACAGATTCTAAAAGCCTCCGAAGACTATGGTTTTTTCCAG aTCATCAGTAATGGAAGGCTGGTTGGTGCGGAACACCGGGTTGTGACGAATTTGACGATGGCGCGCACAAGTGTTGCCTATTTCATCTATCCATCAATGGAAAGCATCATAGAACCTGCACAATGTTTGATGAATGAAACTACTCTGCCAGTGTACAAATCCATGACATTTGGAGAGTTTCGTAGAAAGTTCTTTGAGAAGGGCCCCAAGATCGAAGAAGAATTGCAGTAA
- the LOC130737021 gene encoding uncharacterized protein LOC130737021, translated as MELLAIQKGLNHVWEMGYKSVVCYTDCIQATEVLGMNFDIANYWHREEIETIRGLLQRNWRVIISHVDREDNQVADALARLASHENWVWKLWSQPPIAIIPLLCQDTLVS; from the coding sequence ATGGAATTACTAGCAATTCAGAAGGGATTGAACCACGTCTGGGAGATGGGATACAAAAGTGTTGTTTGTTACACAGACTGCATTCAAGCAACGGAGGTGTTGGGAATGAATTTTGACATCGCAAACTACTGGCATAGGGAAGAAATTGAAACAATCAGAGGGTTGCTTCAGAGGAACTGGCGTGTGATAATAAGCCATGTAGATCGGGAGGACAATCAGGTTGCTGACGCGCTTGCAAGGCTTGCTTCACATGAGAACTGGGTTTGGAAGCTCTGGTCCCAACCACCCATCGCTATCATCCCTTTGCTCTGCCAGGATACCTTAGTTAGCTAG